From a single Micromonospora sp. WMMD1102 genomic region:
- a CDS encoding glycoside hydrolase family 3 N-terminal domain-containing protein, whose translation MSGTTDNLASLAAAVLQPGFVGTTRPPDWVRRWLGEGLGGVVLFARNVVDAEQVTALTAAMRAERPDVLVAIDEEAGDVTRLESRLGSSRPGNLALGAVDDTGLTEAVARDLGAELAAAGLALNYAPDADVNANPDNPVIGVRSFGAEPGLVARHTAAWVRGLQSAGVAACAKHFPGHGDTSVDSHLDVPRIAVSRARLDACELPPFRAAIDAGVQAVMTGHLLVPAIDEEWPATLSRRVLTDLLREELGFQGVVVTDAIEMRAVADRYGLAGATVRALVAGADAICVGGEHADEADALRLRDAIVDAVLSGVLPEERLVEAAKRVGLLAAWSTAARGQGARWTPAGPDGSVLGLAAARRAVRRTDGTGPAVLPLTGPAHVLEFEPPRNIAIGAETPWGVGGPLSALLPGTTTVRLAAADLAADHAPPAGALAGAAGRPLVLVVRDLHRHAWMTAAVRRILAERPDAAVVELGVPELVAGRVHLASYGATRAAGRAVAEVLAGRS comes from the coding sequence ATGAGCGGAACGACGGACAACCTGGCCAGCCTGGCGGCGGCGGTGCTCCAGCCCGGCTTCGTCGGCACCACCCGGCCACCTGACTGGGTGCGCCGGTGGCTCGGCGAAGGGCTCGGCGGGGTGGTGCTGTTCGCCCGCAACGTGGTCGACGCCGAGCAGGTCACCGCGCTCACCGCCGCGATGCGGGCGGAACGGCCGGACGTGCTGGTGGCGATCGACGAGGAGGCCGGCGACGTCACCCGGTTGGAGTCCCGGCTGGGCAGCTCCCGACCCGGCAACCTGGCCCTCGGTGCGGTCGACGACACCGGGCTGACCGAGGCGGTCGCCCGCGACCTCGGCGCCGAACTGGCCGCCGCCGGCCTCGCGCTGAACTACGCCCCGGACGCGGACGTGAACGCCAACCCCGACAACCCGGTGATCGGCGTACGGTCCTTCGGCGCCGAGCCGGGGCTGGTCGCCCGGCACACCGCCGCCTGGGTACGCGGCCTCCAGTCGGCCGGGGTCGCCGCCTGCGCCAAGCACTTTCCCGGGCACGGGGACACCAGCGTCGACTCGCACCTCGACGTACCCCGGATCGCGGTCTCCCGGGCCCGCCTCGACGCCTGCGAGTTGCCGCCGTTCCGGGCGGCGATCGACGCCGGGGTGCAGGCGGTGATGACCGGCCACCTGCTGGTCCCGGCGATCGACGAGGAGTGGCCGGCGACGCTGAGCCGGCGGGTGCTGACCGACCTGCTCCGCGAGGAACTGGGCTTCCAGGGCGTGGTGGTCACCGACGCCATCGAGATGCGCGCGGTCGCCGACCGGTACGGCCTCGCCGGGGCGACGGTCCGGGCGCTGGTCGCCGGGGCCGACGCGATCTGTGTCGGCGGCGAGCACGCCGACGAGGCGGACGCCCTGCGGCTGCGCGACGCGATCGTCGACGCGGTCCTCTCCGGGGTGCTTCCGGAGGAGCGGCTGGTCGAGGCGGCCAAGCGGGTCGGCCTGCTGGCCGCCTGGAGCACCGCCGCCCGGGGCCAGGGTGCCCGGTGGACACCCGCCGGGCCGGACGGCTCGGTGCTGGGGCTGGCGGCAGCGCGCCGGGCGGTCCGGCGCACCGACGGCACCGGCCCGGCCGTGCTGCCGCTGACCGGCCCGGCCCACGTGCTGGAGTTCGAGCCGCCCCGGAACATCGCGATCGGCGCCGAGACGCCGTGGGGGGTGGGCGGGCCGCTGTCCGCACTGCTACCGGGCACCACGACCGTGCGACTCGCCGCCGCCGACCTGGCCGCCGACCATGCGCCGCCGGCCGGCGCGCTGGCCGGGGCGGCCGGCCGGCCACTCGTACTTGTGGTCCGTGACCTGCACCGACACGCCTGGATGACGGCGGCGGTACGCCGGATCCTGGCCGAGCGCCCGGACGCGGCGGTGGTGGAACTCGGCGTGCCGGAGCTGGTCGCCGGCCGGGTCCACCTGGCCAGCTACGGCGCCACCCGGGCAGCCGGCCGGGCCGTCGCCGAGGTGCTGGCCGGTCGGTCCTGA
- a CDS encoding DUF6042 family protein: MTPRWQRAALTPSWIRWLPCAFVYLTVVPGSSGFRRSAWSTTVPWDGSAWCDPGSVDEWVDRARRRRDGRDAEDAELHARQHYAWMVRVRATRIELFAEMCRRREVPVPHTVGELLLCLAAFGLFELTEVDGGDPWVVPRLDRDPLEVLPLSAEERDLEARAQRDDQAVLVAIAIRRLAQRTRRRWRRRVVSTSLTSLAGAAGVTEEQARRSLADLGQIAELGIDAGRAGDRLRLSVPWPDFRLRFPFTELPAPEHAI; this comes from the coding sequence GTGACCCCTCGCTGGCAGCGGGCCGCCCTCACCCCGTCCTGGATCAGGTGGCTACCCTGCGCCTTCGTCTACCTCACCGTCGTGCCCGGGAGTTCCGGGTTCCGCCGGTCGGCCTGGTCGACGACAGTCCCCTGGGACGGTTCGGCGTGGTGTGACCCCGGCAGCGTGGACGAGTGGGTGGACCGCGCCCGGCGGCGTCGGGACGGTCGCGACGCCGAGGACGCCGAGCTGCACGCCCGGCAGCACTACGCCTGGATGGTCCGGGTCCGGGCCACCCGGATCGAGCTGTTCGCCGAGATGTGCCGGCGGCGGGAGGTGCCGGTCCCGCACACCGTCGGCGAGCTGCTGCTCTGCCTGGCGGCGTTCGGCCTCTTCGAGCTGACCGAGGTCGACGGGGGCGATCCGTGGGTGGTGCCCCGGCTGGACCGCGACCCGCTGGAGGTGCTGCCGCTCTCGGCGGAGGAGCGGGATCTGGAGGCTCGGGCCCAGCGGGACGACCAGGCCGTACTTGTGGCGATCGCGATCCGGCGGCTGGCCCAGCGGACCCGGCGGCGCTGGCGGCGTCGGGTGGTCAGCACCAGCCTGACCAGCCTGGCCGGTGCGGCCGGCGTCACCGAGGAGCAGGCCCGGCGCTCGCTCGCGGACCTCGGCCAGATCGCCGAGCTGGGCATCGACGCCGGCCGGGCCGGCGACCGGCTGCGGCTCAGCGTGCCCTGGCCCGACTTCCGGCTCCGCTTCCCGTTCACCGAACTACCCGCCCCGGAACACGCGATCTGA
- a CDS encoding GNAT family N-acetyltransferase, which yields MIVEENPARRRFEILVDDALAGFIDYQVVAGTMVLAHTEVDKQFEGKGVGSALARGTLDQLRDRGEQVRVTCPFLLAFLDRHPEYASVVIKD from the coding sequence ATGATCGTCGAAGAGAACCCCGCCCGTCGCCGCTTCGAGATCCTGGTCGACGACGCCCTGGCCGGTTTCATCGACTACCAGGTCGTCGCCGGGACCATGGTGCTGGCACACACCGAGGTCGACAAGCAGTTCGAGGGCAAGGGGGTCGGCAGCGCGCTGGCCCGGGGCACCCTCGACCAGCTCCGCGACCGGGGTGAACAGGTCCGGGTCACCTGCCCGTTCCTGCTCGCCTTCCTCGACCGGCACCCCGAGTACGCCTCGGTGGTCATCAAGGACTGA
- a CDS encoding cysteine desulfurase-like protein → MPFEIARVRAAYPALAEGFAHFDGAAGTQVAAPVADAVAGAMRTAVANLSSAHLPGQRSGELVAAARQAVADLVGGAPDGVVFGPSATALTYHVSRTLAQRWRPGDEVVLSRLDHDANVRPWVQAAEATGAVVRWAEFDPETGELPTGQYAELVGPQTRVVALTAASNAVGTVPDVAGIAATAHAAGALVYVDGVHATPHGPTDVAALGADFYVTSAYKWSGPHLAAVVADPGRWAELRPAKLLPSPDRAPERFELGTPSFPLLAGIRAAVDHLAGLDPAATGDRRSRLRAGLAAALEHENQLFTRLHAGLAELPGVTMYGSPRHRCPTVSFRVAGQHPGQTAAALGEHGVCVSAGDYYAYEYFSALGLRERGGAVRASVYHYNTVEEVDRLLAELDRLAVGGVTGETGPVGAELLR, encoded by the coding sequence ATGCCGTTCGAGATCGCCCGGGTCCGGGCCGCCTACCCCGCCCTCGCCGAGGGATTCGCGCACTTCGACGGGGCCGCCGGCACCCAGGTGGCCGCCCCGGTCGCCGACGCGGTGGCCGGCGCCATGCGGACCGCGGTGGCGAACCTGAGCAGCGCGCACCTGCCCGGACAGCGCTCCGGCGAACTGGTGGCGGCGGCCCGCCAGGCGGTCGCGGACCTGGTCGGGGGCGCCCCGGACGGGGTGGTCTTCGGGCCGAGCGCGACCGCGCTGACGTACCACGTCTCCCGGACGCTGGCCCAGCGGTGGCGCCCCGGGGACGAGGTGGTGCTCTCCCGGCTCGACCACGACGCGAACGTCCGGCCCTGGGTGCAGGCCGCCGAGGCGACCGGCGCGGTCGTCCGGTGGGCCGAGTTCGACCCGGAGACCGGCGAACTGCCGACCGGCCAGTACGCCGAGCTGGTCGGCCCGCAGACCCGGGTGGTGGCGCTCACCGCCGCCAGCAACGCCGTCGGCACCGTGCCGGACGTGGCCGGGATCGCCGCGACCGCGCACGCCGCCGGAGCGCTGGTCTACGTCGACGGGGTGCACGCCACCCCGCACGGCCCGACCGACGTCGCCGCGCTCGGCGCCGACTTCTACGTGACGAGCGCCTACAAGTGGTCCGGCCCGCACCTCGCCGCCGTCGTCGCCGACCCGGGCCGCTGGGCGGAACTGCGCCCGGCCAAGCTGCTGCCCTCCCCCGACCGGGCGCCGGAGCGGTTCGAACTCGGCACCCCGAGCTTCCCGCTGCTGGCCGGGATCCGGGCCGCCGTCGACCACCTCGCCGGGCTGGACCCGGCGGCCACCGGTGACCGGCGCAGCCGGCTGCGGGCCGGTCTCGCCGCCGCCCTGGAGCACGAGAACCAGCTCTTCACCCGGCTGCACGCAGGGCTCGCCGAACTGCCCGGGGTGACCATGTACGGCTCACCCCGGCACCGCTGCCCCACCGTCTCGTTCCGGGTCGCCGGCCAGCACCCCGGGCAGACCGCCGCCGCGCTCGGCGAACACGGGGTCTGCGTCTCGGCCGGCGACTACTACGCGTACGAGTACTTCTCCGCCCTGGGCCTGCGGGAGCGGGGCGGGGCGGTCCGGGCCAGCGTCTACCACTACAACACCGTCGAGGAGGTCGACCGGCTGCTCGCCGAACTCGACCGGCTGGCGGTGGGCGGGGTCACCGGCGAAACCGGGCCGGTGGGTGCAGAATTGCTCCGGTGA
- a CDS encoding RecQ family ATP-dependent DNA helicase yields MKLPPLHASRLRRAARHRFGWRSLRPEQLTAMRAVMRGRDALVILPTGAGKSAVYQVPATLLTGPTVVISPLLALQQDQIAALDDRGRPELRAVRISSAESAGQQAAALDDVRSGRARFLFTTPEQLSNPERLAEVRALRPALVAVDEAHCISAWGHDFRPDYLALGHLIRELGRPPVVALTATASPPVRDDIVERLGLRKPKLVVSGLDRANLFLEVANCATEDYRWRRLIALLRAESRPGIVYVPTRRAAEELAERLTAADFPAKYYHGGMPAGAREELHEDFLADRVPIMVATSAFGMGIDKPNIRWVVHMALPDAPDSYLQEIGRAGRAGEPGRALLLWRAEDVGLRRYFTGGAPDTEELRDLAALLRDGPTTRTALRERTGLGARKLGQLLALLEQVGAADTRPDNRLGSPRYAPKPVDAASAALAEAERQQTVQRSRTDMMRAFAETRSCRGQFLLAYFGERLAKPCGHCDNCHAGLPERTASGGKRGTTGRRGSRAAPRAEEPFPVHSAVRHTEWGSGMVLSYEGDRMTVLFDEVGYKTLSVPVVREQGLLEPVED; encoded by the coding sequence ATGAAACTGCCACCCCTGCACGCCAGCCGGCTCCGCCGTGCCGCAAGGCACCGCTTCGGCTGGCGCTCGCTGCGCCCCGAACAGCTCACCGCGATGCGAGCGGTGATGCGCGGCCGGGACGCCCTCGTCATCCTGCCGACCGGGGCCGGAAAGTCGGCCGTCTACCAGGTCCCGGCGACGCTGTTGACCGGACCGACGGTGGTGATCTCGCCACTGCTGGCCCTCCAGCAGGACCAGATCGCCGCGCTCGACGACCGTGGCCGGCCGGAGCTGCGCGCCGTACGGATCAGCTCGGCGGAGAGCGCCGGCCAGCAGGCCGCCGCGCTGGACGACGTCCGGTCCGGCCGGGCCCGGTTCCTGTTCACCACCCCGGAGCAGCTCAGCAACCCGGAACGGCTGGCCGAGGTACGCGCCCTGCGTCCGGCGCTGGTCGCGGTCGACGAGGCGCACTGCATCTCCGCCTGGGGACACGACTTCCGCCCCGACTACCTGGCGCTCGGACACCTGATCCGCGAACTGGGTCGCCCGCCGGTGGTCGCACTGACCGCCACCGCCTCGCCACCGGTCCGGGACGACATCGTCGAGCGACTCGGCCTGCGCAAGCCCAAACTGGTGGTCTCCGGGCTGGACCGGGCCAACCTCTTCCTGGAGGTGGCGAACTGCGCCACCGAGGACTACCGGTGGCGGCGGCTGATCGCTCTGCTCCGCGCCGAGTCCCGCCCCGGGATCGTCTACGTGCCGACCCGCCGGGCCGCCGAGGAACTCGCCGAGCGGCTGACCGCCGCCGACTTCCCGGCGAAGTACTACCACGGCGGGATGCCGGCCGGCGCCCGTGAGGAACTGCACGAGGACTTCCTGGCCGACCGGGTACCGATCATGGTGGCGACCTCGGCGTTCGGGATGGGTATCGACAAGCCGAACATCCGCTGGGTGGTACACATGGCCCTGCCGGACGCGCCGGACAGCTATCTCCAGGAGATCGGCCGGGCCGGCCGGGCCGGCGAGCCGGGCCGCGCGCTGCTGCTCTGGCGGGCCGAGGACGTCGGGCTGCGCCGGTACTTCACCGGCGGCGCCCCGGACACCGAGGAGCTGCGCGACCTCGCCGCGCTGCTCCGGGACGGGCCGACCACCCGGACGGCACTGCGCGAACGGACCGGGCTCGGCGCCCGCAAGCTCGGCCAGCTCCTCGCCCTGCTGGAACAGGTCGGCGCCGCCGACACCCGACCGGACAACCGCCTCGGCAGCCCCCGCTACGCCCCGAAGCCCGTCGACGCGGCCAGCGCCGCGCTGGCCGAGGCGGAACGGCAGCAGACGGTGCAGCGGTCGCGCACCGACATGATGCGGGCGTTCGCCGAGACCCGGAGCTGCCGGGGGCAGTTCCTGCTGGCGTACTTCGGCGAGCGGCTGGCGAAGCCGTGCGGGCACTGCGACAACTGCCACGCCGGGCTGCCAGAGCGCACGGCCTCCGGCGGCAAGCGGGGCACCACCGGCCGCCGGGGCAGCCGTGCCGCACCCAGGGCCGAGGAGCCGTTCCCGGTGCACAGCGCGGTCCGGCACACCGAGTGGGGCTCCGGAATGGTGCTCAGCTACGAGGGCGACCGGATGACCGTGCTCTTCGACGAGGTGGGCTACAAGACCCTCTCGGTGCCGGTGGTCCGCGAGCAGGGCCTGCTGGAGCCGGTCGAGGACTGA
- a CDS encoding serine protease — MASRPYRLELLGDVMTRRLLRTALTLAATTALALTGVGTASADTRIIGGDSPTETYRFAVSLQYKDQGTRPSPHRCGGALINPEWVLTAAHCVAGRLPADFKVSVGSNDYLGGTVHEIAEFVVHPNWGAGLAAMGDIALIRLMSPSNAPTITVSSDPAPGTSVRTIGWGFTVDGDATSIPRQLRQLDTKMLPYADCLWGDEYQATPGDLCVARGKNGTAGACSGDSGSPLLYRTATGWGVVGVTSRSGGETGCLNTPKVYTSAAHYWSWVRVTIAHAG, encoded by the coding sequence GTGGCCAGCCGGCCATACCGACTGGAATTATTAGGGGACGTGATGACGAGACGGCTTTTGCGCACCGCTCTGACGCTGGCGGCAACGACCGCGCTGGCGCTGACGGGCGTAGGGACAGCGTCGGCTGACACGAGGATCATCGGTGGCGACTCGCCCACCGAGACCTACCGGTTCGCGGTCTCGTTGCAGTACAAGGACCAGGGCACGCGGCCCAGCCCGCACCGGTGTGGTGGCGCGTTGATCAATCCGGAGTGGGTACTGACCGCGGCACACTGTGTCGCGGGTCGACTTCCGGCCGACTTCAAGGTCAGCGTCGGCTCAAACGACTACCTGGGCGGTACCGTTCACGAGATCGCCGAGTTCGTCGTACACCCGAACTGGGGTGCGGGGCTCGCGGCAATGGGCGACATCGCGCTGATCCGCCTGATGAGTCCGTCGAACGCGCCGACGATCACGGTGTCGTCCGACCCGGCGCCGGGCACTTCGGTACGGACGATCGGTTGGGGGTTCACGGTCGACGGGGACGCCACGTCGATCCCCCGCCAGCTGCGCCAGCTCGACACGAAAATGCTCCCGTACGCCGACTGCCTGTGGGGCGACGAATACCAGGCCACCCCCGGGGACCTGTGCGTGGCGCGGGGCAAGAACGGCACCGCCGGAGCCTGCAGCGGTGACTCCGGCAGCCCGCTGCTGTACCGGACGGCAACCGGCTGGGGCGTGGTTGGCGTGACCAGCCGCAGTGGCGGCGAGACTGGCTGCCTGAACACGCCTAAGGTTTACACCAGCGCCGCGCACTACTGGTCGTGGGTCCGGGTCACCATCGCCCACGCCGGCTGA
- a CDS encoding PQQ-dependent sugar dehydrogenase, which translates to MAEPEVRTTGRAGRWIAVVVAVVVLAAAVVGVGLWRGWFADPSVSDAPRTRAGTVQTVVADLEAPWGLAFLPDGSALVTERDSRRVRQVSGDTAREVARIEEATPAGEGGLLGLAVSPGYATDRWVYVYYTAAEDNRVARLRLGEPAREVVLSGIPRGSRTHNGGRIAFGPDGMLYVGTGDAGDRDAAQDRNSLAGKILRMTPDGRPAPGNPFGDTLVYSYGHRNVQGLGWHADGTMYAAEFGQNHYDELNRITPGGNYGWPEVEGDSDDSRFVAPVATWGTDEASPSGLAVVGDRVWLACLRGQRLYRIGTDGQGAEALLTGEYGRLRHVAAAPDGSLWVLTSNRDGRGSPDDGDDRILRVAP; encoded by the coding sequence GTGGCGGAGCCGGAAGTGCGCACGACGGGCCGGGCGGGTCGGTGGATCGCGGTTGTGGTCGCGGTGGTGGTGCTGGCCGCCGCCGTCGTCGGGGTGGGCTTGTGGCGGGGCTGGTTCGCCGACCCGTCGGTCTCGGACGCACCCCGGACCCGCGCCGGCACGGTGCAGACCGTTGTGGCGGACCTGGAGGCGCCCTGGGGGCTGGCCTTCCTGCCCGACGGTTCGGCGCTGGTGACCGAGCGGGACAGCAGGCGGGTCCGCCAGGTCTCCGGCGACACGGCCCGGGAGGTGGCCCGGATCGAGGAGGCGACCCCGGCCGGCGAGGGCGGCCTGCTAGGCCTCGCCGTCTCCCCCGGCTACGCCACCGACCGCTGGGTGTACGTCTACTACACCGCCGCCGAGGACAACCGGGTAGCCCGGCTGCGCCTCGGTGAGCCGGCCCGGGAGGTCGTGCTGAGCGGCATCCCGCGCGGCTCGCGTACCCACAACGGCGGGCGGATCGCGTTCGGCCCGGACGGCATGCTCTACGTCGGCACCGGGGACGCCGGGGACCGCGACGCCGCACAGGACCGGAACAGCCTGGCCGGCAAGATCCTGCGGATGACCCCGGACGGCCGGCCCGCCCCGGGCAACCCGTTCGGCGACACCCTGGTCTACAGCTACGGCCACCGCAACGTGCAGGGCCTCGGCTGGCACGCCGACGGCACCATGTACGCGGCCGAGTTCGGCCAGAACCACTACGACGAACTGAACCGGATCACGCCGGGCGGCAACTACGGCTGGCCGGAGGTGGAGGGCGACTCCGACGACTCCCGGTTCGTGGCACCGGTCGCCACCTGGGGCACCGACGAGGCGTCCCCGAGCGGGCTGGCGGTGGTCGGCGACCGGGTCTGGCTCGCCTGCCTGCGCGGCCAGCGGCTCTACCGGATCGGCACCGACGGCCAGGGCGCCGAGGCGCTGCTGACCGGCGAGTACGGCCGGCTCCGGCACGTCGCCGCGGCGCCGGACGGGTCGCTCTGGGTGCTCACCTCCAACCGTGACGGGCGCGGCTCGCCGGACGACGGCGACGACCGCATCCTCCGGGTCGCCCCGTAG
- a CDS encoding DNA topoisomerase IB, with product MRLRRSDLSAPGYGRRRHGRGVVFLDTRGQPIRDRDELTRLRELVIPPAWKDVWICPHPAGHIQAVGVDAAGRRQYLYHPTWRLRRDQAKFDHVLEVAVRLPVLRERVRDDLAGRGLRRPRVLATVARLLDMGAFRIGSDQYAAGDDPTYGVATLRPEHTRTRQGAVVFEFPAKGGIEQVLRVDDAEACRVLRELRRRRRAAQRLFGYWDGRSWRDVRSDEVNDYLRTASGGEMTAKDFRTWHATLWACRALAEAGPQSSVTARRRVVAEAMRRVSGRLGNTPAVARASYVDPRLLDLYQNGTVAELPPDSTDADAERAVLALLAR from the coding sequence GTGCGGCTGCGGCGTAGCGATCTGTCCGCCCCAGGCTACGGCCGGCGCCGGCACGGCCGGGGCGTGGTCTTCCTGGACACCCGGGGACAGCCGATCCGGGACCGGGACGAGCTGACCCGGCTCCGCGAACTGGTGATCCCGCCCGCCTGGAAGGACGTCTGGATCTGCCCGCATCCGGCCGGGCACATCCAGGCGGTCGGCGTCGACGCGGCCGGCCGGCGGCAGTATCTCTACCACCCGACCTGGCGGCTCCGGCGGGACCAGGCGAAGTTCGACCACGTGCTGGAGGTCGCCGTCCGGCTGCCGGTGCTGCGCGAGCGGGTCCGGGACGACCTGGCCGGGCGGGGACTGCGCCGGCCCCGGGTACTGGCGACCGTGGCCCGGCTGCTCGACATGGGCGCCTTCCGGATCGGCAGCGACCAGTACGCGGCCGGCGACGACCCGACGTACGGGGTGGCCACGCTCCGGCCCGAGCACACCCGTACCCGGCAGGGCGCGGTGGTCTTCGAGTTCCCGGCCAAGGGCGGCATCGAGCAGGTGCTCCGGGTCGACGACGCCGAGGCGTGCCGGGTGCTGCGGGAACTGCGTCGGCGCCGGCGTGCCGCCCAGCGGCTGTTCGGCTACTGGGACGGCCGGAGCTGGCGGGACGTACGCAGCGACGAGGTGAACGACTATCTGCGGACGGCCAGCGGGGGCGAGATGACGGCGAAGGACTTCCGCACCTGGCACGCGACGCTGTGGGCGTGCCGGGCGCTCGCCGAGGCCGGGCCGCAGTCGTCGGTGACCGCCCGCCGCCGGGTGGTGGCCGAGGCGATGCGCCGGGTCTCGGGCCGGCTCGGCAACACCCCTGCGGTGGCCCGCGCCTCGTACGTGGACCCGCGGCTGCTCGACCTCTACCAGAACGGCACGGTCGCCGAACTGCCCCCGGACAGCACCGACGCCGACGCCGAACGCGCCGTCCTCGCCCTGCTCGCCCGCTGA
- a CDS encoding SDR family oxidoreductase — MLVSGGSSGLGAAVVAAIGNSGGRPIVLDRQPPAAPVPWLACDLSDTRAAEAAVRQLAEQAGGLAGVVTAAGIDVPGRLAEVPAETWERVVTVDLLATAAVIRAALPYLERSGGTVVTVASTLGVKAVGDATAYCAAKFGVVGFTRALAAELAGTVGVTLLVPGGMRTAFFDERDPQYRPGTDAVLNDPAHVAEAVLFALCQPPGCAIREMVVCADRETSYP, encoded by the coding sequence GTGCTGGTCAGCGGCGGGTCCAGCGGGCTCGGCGCGGCGGTGGTCGCCGCGATCGGCAACTCCGGCGGTCGACCGATCGTGCTGGACCGGCAGCCGCCGGCCGCCCCCGTACCGTGGCTGGCCTGTGACCTGTCCGACACCCGGGCCGCCGAGGCGGCCGTCCGACAGCTCGCCGAGCAGGCCGGCGGACTCGCCGGGGTGGTCACCGCCGCCGGGATCGACGTGCCGGGACGGCTGGCCGAGGTGCCGGCGGAGACCTGGGAACGGGTGGTCACCGTCGACCTGCTGGCCACCGCCGCGGTGATCCGGGCCGCGCTGCCCTACCTGGAACGGTCGGGCGGCACGGTGGTCACCGTCGCCTCGACCCTCGGAGTGAAGGCGGTCGGGGACGCCACCGCGTACTGCGCGGCCAAGTTCGGGGTGGTCGGCTTCACCCGGGCACTCGCCGCCGAACTCGCCGGGACGGTCGGGGTGACCCTGCTGGTGCCGGGCGGGATGCGTACCGCTTTCTTCGACGAGCGCGACCCGCAGTACCGGCCGGGCACCGACGCCGTACTCAACGATCCGGCGCACGTCGCCGAGGCCGTACTCTTCGCGCTGTGCCAGCCGCCCGGATGCGCGATCCGGGAGATGGTGGTCTGCGCCGACCGGGAGACGTCCTATCCGTGA
- a CDS encoding DUF397 domain-containing protein, whose protein sequence is MADLTGAIWRKSTRSGNGGSTCVEVAKNLPGVVGVRDSKDVTGPVLAFEPAAWTSFVSLAKAIGPVG, encoded by the coding sequence ATGGCAGACCTGACCGGCGCCATCTGGCGGAAGTCGACCCGCAGCGGTAACGGCGGGTCCACCTGCGTCGAGGTGGCGAAGAACCTTCCCGGCGTCGTCGGCGTCCGGGACAGCAAGGACGTGACCGGCCCGGTGCTGGCGTTCGAGCCGGCCGCGTGGACGAGCTTCGTCAGCCTCGCGAAGGCGATCGGCCCGGTTGGCTGA